In Agromyces sp. G08B096, a genomic segment contains:
- a CDS encoding LysR family transcriptional regulator — protein sequence MIDLQGLRALVAIERGGSVAAAAARLGYTASAVSQQVKKLERDLGGTLLERRGRGVLLTDRARVLVADGARLLEGLERLESVAAAPSPTAPLRVASFSTATRGLLAPLLAATGREALQVPLTIASVDPFEAMELVSDGSVDIAVVHNWNSVPLVAPAHVVTEHVCHDEADVVLQAEHPLAAGDAILRADLVDEPWASTPKGAICHEALLRIFADLGALPRIVAEDPDFASLVELAATGTAVALVPRLGRPALPAGAVARPLADRSQVREVRVAYRRTMSERPAVQRLVAALRAAGAALPA from the coding sequence ATGATCGACCTGCAGGGGCTGCGCGCGCTCGTCGCCATCGAACGCGGCGGCTCGGTCGCGGCCGCCGCGGCACGACTCGGCTACACCGCCTCCGCGGTGTCGCAGCAGGTGAAGAAGCTCGAACGCGATCTCGGCGGCACGCTGCTCGAGCGCCGCGGCCGCGGTGTCCTGCTCACCGATCGCGCCCGCGTCCTCGTGGCCGACGGCGCACGCCTGCTCGAAGGGCTCGAGCGGCTCGAGTCCGTCGCCGCGGCGCCGAGCCCGACCGCTCCCCTCCGGGTCGCGTCGTTCTCCACCGCCACCCGCGGCCTCCTCGCGCCGCTGCTGGCCGCGACCGGGCGGGAGGCGCTCCAAGTGCCCCTCACCATCGCGAGCGTCGATCCGTTCGAGGCGATGGAACTCGTCTCCGACGGCAGCGTCGACATCGCCGTGGTGCACAACTGGAACTCGGTGCCCCTCGTCGCACCCGCGCACGTCGTCACGGAGCACGTCTGCCACGACGAGGCGGACGTCGTGCTCCAGGCGGAGCATCCGCTGGCCGCAGGCGACGCGATCCTGCGCGCCGATCTCGTCGACGAGCCGTGGGCCAGCACCCCCAAGGGCGCGATCTGCCACGAGGCGCTGCTGCGCATCTTCGCCGACCTCGGCGCCCTGCCCCGCATCGTGGCCGAGGATCCCGATTTCGCCTCGCTCGTCGAACTGGCCGCGACCGGCACCGCCGTCGCGCTCGTGCCGCGACTCGGCCGGCCGGCCCTGCCCGCCGGCGCAGTGGCCCGGCCGCTGGCGGATCGCAGCCAGGTGCGCGAAGTGCGCGTGGCCTACCGGCGCACGATGTCCGAGCGGCCCGCCGTGCAGCGGCTGGTCGCCGCCCTCCGCGCCGCGGGGGCGGCGCTGCCCGCCTGA
- the soxR gene encoding redox-sensitive transcriptional activator SoxR, producing the protein MSSPRAADGESGRHAPDELLSIGEMSRRTGVAASALRFYEDLGLIAAVRTGGNQRRYPRHMLRRVSLIAVAKRLGIPLTDVQSAFADVPLERTPSHDDWQRASRQWKRQLEERRRGIEQLERELTGCIGCGCLSMKACALLNPDDALGDAGAGPRRLDPDLD; encoded by the coding sequence GTGTCCAGCCCCCGCGCCGCCGACGGCGAGTCCGGCCGCCATGCGCCCGACGAGCTGCTCTCGATCGGAGAGATGAGCCGGCGCACGGGCGTCGCCGCCTCCGCGCTGCGGTTCTACGAGGACCTCGGGCTCATCGCGGCGGTCCGCACCGGCGGCAACCAGCGGCGCTATCCCCGGCACATGCTGCGCCGGGTCTCGCTCATCGCCGTCGCCAAACGGCTCGGCATCCCGCTCACCGACGTGCAGTCCGCGTTCGCCGATGTGCCGCTCGAGCGCACCCCGAGCCACGACGACTGGCAGCGCGCGTCGAGGCAGTGGAAACGGCAGCTCGAGGAACGCCGCCGCGGCATCGAGCAGCTCGAGCGCGAGCTCACCGGATGCATCGGCTGCGGGTGCCTCTCGATGAAGGCCTGCGCGCTGCTGAACCCCGACGACGCGCTGGGCGACGCCGGCGCAGGGCCGAGACGGCTCGACCCCGACCTCGACTAG
- a CDS encoding flavin reductase family protein has translation MTGAEAAVPVPTPVGEAMKHAFRMHPAGVALIAAATATGPVGLTASSVASVAVDPPAISFSVTRGTGTAGALLATPTFAVNFLAEHHAGLARVFARSGAPRFTPDQGWQRLPTGEPFLPDATAVLRGRALERIPVGSSTLVLAEVLEVRLGPDAPPLLFRDRRFLRLGGDVGE, from the coding sequence GTGACCGGCGCGGAGGCGGCCGTCCCCGTGCCCACGCCGGTCGGCGAGGCGATGAAGCACGCGTTCCGGATGCATCCCGCCGGAGTCGCCCTCATCGCCGCCGCGACCGCGACCGGCCCGGTGGGGCTCACCGCGTCCTCGGTCGCCTCCGTCGCCGTCGACCCGCCCGCGATCTCGTTCTCGGTCACCCGCGGCACCGGCACGGCCGGCGCGCTGCTCGCGACCCCCACCTTCGCGGTGAACTTCCTCGCGGAGCACCACGCGGGACTCGCCCGTGTCTTCGCGCGCTCGGGCGCGCCCCGGTTCACGCCCGACCAGGGCTGGCAGCGCCTGCCCACCGGCGAGCCGTTCCTTCCCGACGCGACCGCGGTGCTGCGCGGCCGGGCGCTCGAACGGATCCCGGTCGGCAGCTCGACGCTCGTGCTCGCCGAGGTGCTCGAGGTGCGCCTCGGCCCCGACGCTCCCCCGCTGCTGTTCCGCGATCGGCGCTTCCTCCGGCTCGGCGGCGACGTCGGAGAGTGA
- the msrB gene encoding peptide-methionine (R)-S-oxide reductase MsrB — MSHEYRRTPEAIDRLTPLQRKVTQEDATEPAFRNEYWNHHEPGIYVDVVSGQPLFSSTDKYDSRSGWPSFTRPIEEAMVTEHVDRSLFMKRVEVRSAAADSHLGHVFDDGPVEDGGLRYCINSAALRFVPADRLEAEGYGEYRRLFEASDSTTSSQKEH; from the coding sequence GTGTCACACGAGTACCGCAGGACTCCGGAGGCGATCGATCGCCTCACCCCGTTGCAGCGCAAGGTCACGCAGGAGGACGCGACCGAGCCGGCGTTCCGGAACGAGTACTGGAACCACCACGAGCCGGGCATCTACGTCGACGTCGTGTCGGGGCAGCCGCTGTTCAGCTCCACCGACAAGTACGACAGCCGTTCCGGCTGGCCGAGCTTCACGCGCCCCATCGAGGAGGCGATGGTCACCGAGCACGTCGACCGGTCGCTGTTCATGAAGCGCGTGGAGGTGCGCTCCGCGGCCGCGGACAGCCACCTCGGGCACGTGTTCGACGACGGGCCCGTCGAGGACGGCGGGCTGCGCTACTGCATCAACTCGGCCGCGCTGCGCTTCGTGCCGGCCGACCGCCTCGAGGCCGAAGGCTACGGCGAGTACCGCCGCCTCTTCGAGGCATCCGATTCGACCACCTCTTCGCAGAAGGAGCACTGA
- a CDS encoding sodium:proton antiporter → MELLIVVVLGLLGIAAATAIGPRLGVSAPLLLVVVGIGVSLLPFVPDVEIDPEWILAGVLPPLLYSTAVAMPSMEFRREFSAISGFSVGLVVVSALVLGVLFSWIIPGLGLAAGIALGAIVSPTDAVATSIVKRVGVSPRVVTVLEGESLLNDATALVLLRSAIAAGAASVTFWDVAGDFLWAVAIAVVVGFVVGKANLWVRSRVTDATVNTVISLTVPFLASVPVDELGGSGLVAAVVAGLVTGRGGIRSLSPQHRVSDVQTWRTVELVLEGAVFLVMGLEMAAIIDDLANEAYGIHHGLLLAVLALAAALAVRAAYVFPTLAIFARRTRRAAALKPKLAAVQERMDSRDLEEFAEEVAEREAERRPSGRAPAPNVERVKRFRTRLRRKVADLDYFLAEPLGWREGTVIVWAGMRGAVTLAAAQTLPADTPARSLLVLTAFFVAAISLIGQGGTLPWIVRAVKPAGVDPAATAAERSEIDRLLRDVAQQVRARHADRTRESLSRDEIRRFRLEIIHAQREALLEARDDGLYSSAVLGGVLETLDADQISIELRTEGDAADAA, encoded by the coding sequence ATGGAACTGCTCATCGTGGTCGTCCTCGGCCTGCTCGGCATCGCCGCCGCGACCGCCATCGGCCCCCGCCTCGGCGTGTCCGCGCCGCTGCTGCTCGTCGTCGTCGGCATCGGGGTGAGCCTGCTCCCGTTCGTCCCCGACGTCGAGATCGACCCGGAGTGGATCCTCGCCGGCGTGCTGCCGCCGCTGCTCTACTCGACCGCCGTCGCCATGCCGTCGATGGAGTTCCGCCGCGAGTTCAGCGCGATCAGCGGGTTCTCCGTCGGACTCGTCGTGGTCAGCGCGCTCGTGCTGGGGGTGCTGTTCTCCTGGATCATCCCCGGACTCGGCCTCGCCGCGGGCATCGCGCTCGGCGCGATCGTCAGCCCGACCGACGCCGTGGCGACCTCCATCGTCAAACGGGTGGGCGTCTCACCCCGCGTCGTCACCGTGCTCGAAGGGGAGAGCCTGCTGAACGACGCCACCGCGCTGGTCCTGCTCCGCTCCGCGATCGCCGCCGGCGCGGCATCCGTCACCTTCTGGGATGTCGCGGGCGACTTCCTCTGGGCCGTCGCGATCGCGGTCGTCGTCGGCTTCGTCGTGGGCAAGGCGAACCTCTGGGTGCGCTCACGCGTCACGGATGCCACGGTGAACACCGTCATCTCGCTCACCGTGCCGTTCCTCGCGAGCGTCCCGGTCGACGAGCTCGGCGGGTCCGGGCTCGTCGCGGCCGTCGTCGCCGGGCTCGTCACGGGACGAGGCGGCATCCGGAGCCTCTCACCGCAGCACCGCGTTTCCGACGTCCAGACCTGGCGCACCGTCGAGCTCGTGCTCGAGGGGGCCGTCTTCCTCGTCATGGGCCTCGAGATGGCCGCCATCATCGACGACCTCGCGAACGAGGCGTACGGCATCCACCACGGTCTCCTGCTGGCGGTGCTCGCGCTCGCCGCGGCGCTCGCGGTCCGGGCGGCCTACGTCTTCCCGACGCTCGCGATCTTCGCCCGGCGCACGCGCAGGGCGGCCGCGCTGAAGCCGAAGCTCGCTGCCGTGCAGGAGCGCATGGACTCGCGCGACCTCGAGGAGTTCGCGGAGGAGGTCGCCGAGCGCGAGGCGGAACGCCGGCCGAGCGGCCGGGCGCCCGCGCCGAACGTCGAGCGCGTGAAGCGGTTCCGCACGAGGCTCCGGCGCAAGGTCGCCGACCTCGACTACTTCCTCGCCGAGCCGCTCGGCTGGCGCGAGGGCACCGTCATCGTCTGGGCGGGCATGCGCGGCGCCGTCACGCTCGCGGCGGCGCAGACGCTCCCGGCGGACACGCCCGCTCGATCGCTGCTCGTGCTCACGGCGTTCTTCGTCGCCGCGATCTCGCTCATCGGACAGGGCGGAACCCTGCCCTGGATCGTGCGGGCGGTGAAGCCGGCGGGCGTCGATCCGGCCGCCACCGCGGCCGAGCGCTCCGAGATCGACCGGCTGTTGCGCGACGTCGCGCAGCAGGTCAGGGCGCGGCATGCGGACCGCACGCGCGAGTCGCTCAGCCGCGACGAGATCCGGCGCTTCCGGCTCGAAATCATCCATGCGCAGCGGGAGGCGCTGCTCGAGGCGCGCGACGACGGGCTCTACAGCTCGGCGGTGCTCGGGGGTGTGCTCGAGACCCTCGACGCCGACCAGATCAGCATCGAACTGCGTACCGAGGGCGACGCGGCCGACGCCGCGTGA
- a CDS encoding DUF2277 domain-containing protein gives MCRNIHVLHNFEPAATDDEVHAAALQFVRKVSGTTKPSKANAEAFDRAVAEIAHITRHLLDDLVTTAPPKDREVEAAKARARAQQRYARPAAQAS, from the coding sequence ATGTGCCGGAACATCCACGTCCTCCACAATTTCGAGCCCGCCGCGACCGATGACGAGGTCCACGCCGCCGCGCTGCAGTTCGTACGCAAGGTGAGCGGCACGACCAAACCCTCGAAGGCGAACGCCGAGGCATTCGACCGTGCGGTCGCCGAGATCGCGCACATCACGCGTCATCTCCTCGACGACCTCGTGACCACCGCGCCGCCGAAAGACCGCGAGGTGGAGGCGGCGAAGGCCAGGGCACGCGCGCAGCAGCGCTACGCCCGACCCGCGGCCCAGGCCTCGTGA
- a CDS encoding 3-oxoacyl-[acyl-carrier-protein] synthase III C-terminal domain-containing protein — protein sequence MRSTRLAAVAAHLPDRVRTARETERALRAENPGLKLATGLIERMTGVGRVHLRPEGWQASDLAVAAARVALDRSPGPVDQLIFASASQDLVEPATSHIVNAKLGLGVPVFDVKNACNSVVNAMQVGDAMIRAGQARRILIASGEAPTAGVRWRVRDHAQFIRSFPGYVMSDAGAAIVLEADDSGRAGILDSAFHAVSEHWSIGTLPGGGTIGGHDPDSLYFDMDGAGLQQAFLDLGPEPVLDLLRRHGLAASDFDLVAIHQVALPYLPPIFERLGVPGDRTVVTVGEHGNLASATLPLQLELARERGMVGPGSLVLLIGLAGGISLGLMMVRL from the coding sequence GTGCGCTCCACCCGCCTCGCCGCCGTCGCCGCCCACCTGCCCGACCGCGTCCGCACCGCCCGTGAGACCGAGCGCGCGCTCCGCGCGGAGAACCCCGGGCTGAAGCTCGCGACGGGGCTCATCGAACGGATGACCGGGGTCGGCCGGGTCCATCTCCGTCCAGAGGGCTGGCAGGCCTCCGATCTCGCGGTCGCCGCCGCCCGCGTCGCGCTCGACCGCTCCCCCGGCCCGGTCGACCAGCTCATCTTCGCCAGCGCCAGTCAAGACCTCGTCGAGCCGGCCACGAGCCACATCGTGAACGCGAAGCTCGGCCTCGGCGTCCCGGTGTTCGACGTGAAGAACGCCTGCAACTCCGTGGTCAACGCGATGCAGGTCGGCGATGCGATGATCCGGGCCGGGCAGGCGCGGCGCATCCTCATCGCCAGCGGCGAGGCGCCCACCGCGGGCGTCCGCTGGCGGGTGCGCGATCATGCGCAGTTCATCCGCTCCTTCCCGGGATACGTGATGAGCGACGCCGGTGCGGCGATCGTGCTCGAAGCGGATGACTCGGGCCGGGCGGGCATCCTCGATTCGGCGTTCCACGCCGTCTCGGAGCACTGGTCGATCGGCACGCTGCCTGGCGGCGGCACCATCGGCGGGCACGACCCCGACAGTCTCTATTTCGACATGGACGGCGCCGGCCTGCAGCAGGCGTTCCTCGACCTCGGCCCCGAGCCCGTGCTCGACCTGCTGCGGCGGCACGGGCTCGCAGCATCCGATTTCGACCTCGTGGCGATCCACCAGGTCGCGCTGCCCTACCTGCCGCCGATCTTCGAACGGCTCGGCGTCCCGGGCGACCGGACCGTCGTGACCGTGGGCGAGCACGGCAACCTCGCGTCGGCGACGCTGCCGCTGCAGCTGGAGCTGGCCCGGGAGCGCGGCATGGTCGGCCCCGGCAGCCTGGTCCTCCTCATCGGCCTCGCCGGCGGCATCAGCCTCGGCCTGATGATGGTGCGCCTGTGA
- a CDS encoding nitroreductase family deazaflavin-dependent oxidoreductase — protein MSAVLDVVRRAIAPLTRTRLFRRLGPVLLPPVERLLARWSGGRVQLSALLVPSLVLHTVGAKSGEPRDTALMYTPDGHGRAIVAGTSFARDRHPGWTYNLLAQPEAAITVRGRRMPVRASLIPDEERDAAWARIERQWPGYRAYERDSGRVVRLFRLQPVRR, from the coding sequence ATGAGCGCCGTCCTCGACGTCGTCCGCCGGGCCATCGCCCCGCTGACGCGCACCCGCCTGTTCCGCCGCCTCGGCCCGGTCCTCCTGCCACCCGTCGAGCGCCTGCTCGCCCGGTGGAGCGGAGGGCGGGTGCAGCTGAGCGCGCTGCTCGTGCCGTCCCTCGTGCTGCATACCGTCGGTGCGAAGTCCGGTGAGCCGCGCGACACGGCGCTCATGTACACGCCCGACGGGCACGGCCGGGCCATCGTCGCCGGGACGAGCTTCGCGCGCGACCGGCACCCCGGGTGGACGTACAACCTGCTCGCGCAGCCGGAGGCGGCCATCACGGTGCGGGGTCGTCGCATGCCGGTGCGGGCGAGCCTCATCCCCGACGAGGAGCGCGACGCGGCCTGGGCGCGCATCGAGCGACAGTGGCCGGGGTACCGCGCCTACGAGCGGGATTCCGGGCGGGTGGTGCGCCTGTTCCGGCTGCAGCCCGTGCGCCGCTAG
- the fdxA gene encoding ferredoxin — MTYVIALPCVDVKDKACIDECPVDCIYEGERSLYIHPDECVDCGACEPVCPVEAIYYEDDVPDEWADYYQANVEFFDEIGSPGGAAKVGVIPKDHPIIAALPPQAAHA, encoded by the coding sequence GTGACCTACGTGATCGCCCTGCCCTGCGTCGATGTGAAGGACAAGGCGTGCATCGACGAGTGTCCCGTCGACTGCATCTACGAGGGCGAACGCTCGCTCTACATCCACCCCGACGAGTGCGTCGACTGCGGCGCGTGCGAGCCCGTGTGCCCCGTCGAGGCGATCTACTACGAAGACGACGTCCCCGACGAGTGGGCCGACTACTACCAGGCCAACGTCGAGTTCTTCGACGAGATCGGTTCCCCGGGCGGCGCGGCCAAGGTGGGCGTCATCCCCAAGGACCACCCGATCATCGCCGCCCTCCCGCCCCAGGCGGCGCACGCGTGA
- a CDS encoding uracil-DNA glycosylase family protein has product MTDDLADLRAAIAADPANAALTAQGWAPLFTGSATSRVVVVGQAPGRRAQEANIPWHDPSGDRLVRWLGVTREQFHDPASFAIVPMDFYYPGRAGSGDAPPRKDIAPRWHPSILARLPEARLRILVGGYAQRYYLGDARKATLTETVRAWRDHLPGAVPIVHPSGLNARWLAANPWFEAEVVPELQALVAAALAD; this is encoded by the coding sequence GTGACCGACGACCTCGCCGACCTCCGCGCCGCCATCGCCGCGGACCCGGCCAACGCGGCGCTCACCGCGCAGGGCTGGGCGCCGCTGTTCACCGGCTCGGCGACCTCACGGGTCGTCGTGGTCGGGCAGGCGCCCGGGCGCCGGGCCCAGGAGGCCAACATCCCGTGGCACGACCCGAGCGGCGATCGGCTCGTGCGCTGGCTCGGCGTCACCCGCGAGCAGTTCCACGACCCCGCGTCGTTCGCGATCGTGCCGATGGACTTCTACTATCCGGGCCGCGCGGGCTCCGGCGATGCGCCGCCGCGGAAGGACATCGCCCCGCGGTGGCATCCGTCGATCCTCGCGCGGCTGCCAGAGGCGCGCCTGCGGATCCTCGTCGGCGGGTACGCGCAGCGGTACTACCTGGGCGACGCGCGGAAGGCGACGCTGACCGAGACGGTGCGGGCCTGGCGCGACCACCTGCCGGGCGCGGTCCCGATCGTGCACCCCTCCGGGCTGAACGCCCGCTGGCTGGCGGCGAACCCGTGGTTCGAGGCCGAGGTCGTGCCCGAGCTGCAGGCACTGGTGGCCGCCGCGCTCGCCGATTGA
- the msrA gene encoding peptide-methionine (S)-S-oxide reductase MsrA: MTDLDTGAVTSFPGTETAVLAGGCFWGMQDLIRKLPGVVQTRVGYTGGQNEHATYRNHPGHAEAIEIVYDPERTSYRDLLEFFFQIHDPSTLNRQGNDIGTSYRSAIFPTTPEQEAVARDTIADVDASGIWPGEVVTTIEPSGAFWEAEPEHQDYLERIPWGYTCHYVRPGWKLPKRDATPAS, from the coding sequence ATGACCGACCTCGACACCGGAGCCGTCACGAGCTTCCCCGGCACCGAGACCGCGGTGCTCGCTGGCGGCTGTTTCTGGGGCATGCAGGATCTGATCCGGAAGCTGCCGGGCGTCGTTCAGACGCGCGTCGGCTACACCGGCGGGCAGAACGAGCACGCCACGTACCGCAACCATCCGGGGCATGCGGAGGCGATCGAGATCGTCTACGACCCCGAGCGGACGAGCTACCGCGACCTGCTGGAGTTCTTCTTCCAGATCCACGACCCGTCGACGTTGAACCGGCAGGGCAACGACATCGGCACGAGCTACCGTTCGGCGATCTTCCCGACGACTCCCGAGCAGGAGGCGGTCGCGCGCGACACGATCGCCGATGTCGACGCGTCGGGCATCTGGCCGGGTGAGGTGGTCACGACCATCGAGCCGTCAGGGGCGTTCTGGGAGGCGGAGCCGGAGCACCAGGACTACCTGGAGCGGATTCCGTGGGGCTACACGTGCCACTACGTGCGGCCGGGCTGGAAGCTGCCGAAGCGCGACGCGACGCCGGCCTCGTAG
- a CDS encoding helix-turn-helix transcriptional regulator: MLLRDALGDLLRRARLARGLTLRQLSDAAAVSVAYLSELERGRKEASSEILAAVCAVLDLSLAEVFHDVGDAIETAELLESSGREAVVLDLRPRIPADVRADLAHERTDAVSAPMPGSTSLASDVSVRSAA, translated from the coding sequence ATGCTGCTACGCGACGCACTCGGAGACCTGCTGCGACGAGCCCGGCTCGCCCGCGGCCTGACCCTGCGCCAGCTCTCCGACGCGGCCGCCGTGTCGGTGGCCTACCTCTCCGAACTGGAGCGCGGACGCAAAGAGGCGTCCTCCGAGATCCTCGCGGCCGTGTGCGCGGTCCTCGACCTCTCCCTCGCCGAGGTGTTCCATGACGTCGGCGACGCGATCGAAACCGCCGAGCTGCTCGAGTCGTCGGGGCGGGAGGCCGTCGTGCTCGACCTGCGCCCACGGATCCCCGCCGACGTCCGGGCCGATCTCGCCCACGAGCGCACCGACGCCGTCTCCGCCCCCATGCCGGGGAGCACGAGCCTCGCCTCGGACGTGTCGGTCCGCTCCGCCGCCTGA
- a CDS encoding EamA family transporter, producing the protein MTPKHAALAVLVAVVWGVNFLAIDLGLSDTPPLVLVALRFALVAVPLVFFVPRPNAPWRVIAGVGLFMSAGQFGLLFTAMHLGLPAGLAAVVLQCQMIFTLIVAAVVLRERPTRRQLTGALVGVAGLGIVALGRLEGSGAAAGAAALVPLLICVAAGLSWGIGNVVSRAAHGANGFGMVVWSALVVPLPILALSLLLDGPGAVAEAFSSIGWPTIASLAYTVVLASLLGYSIWNSLLGRYPAALVAPFALLAPPVGLLAAALVLGEVPNPLELAGAVVLVGGVAIGQLRRRVRRAAEASVPEELRPAQSRG; encoded by the coding sequence ATGACCCCCAAGCACGCCGCCCTCGCCGTCCTCGTGGCCGTGGTCTGGGGGGTGAACTTCCTGGCCATCGACCTCGGGCTCTCCGACACCCCGCCGCTCGTGCTCGTCGCCCTGCGCTTCGCCCTGGTCGCGGTGCCGCTGGTCTTCTTCGTCCCGCGGCCGAACGCGCCCTGGCGGGTCATCGCGGGCGTCGGGCTCTTCATGAGCGCGGGGCAGTTCGGTCTGCTCTTCACGGCCATGCACCTCGGCCTTCCGGCCGGGCTCGCTGCGGTCGTCCTGCAGTGCCAGATGATCTTCACGCTCATCGTGGCCGCGGTCGTGCTGCGGGAGCGCCCGACGCGACGGCAGCTGACCGGCGCGCTCGTCGGCGTCGCGGGTCTCGGCATCGTCGCGCTCGGCCGGCTGGAGGGCTCGGGCGCGGCGGCGGGTGCCGCGGCGCTCGTCCCGCTGCTCATCTGCGTGGCCGCGGGACTCAGCTGGGGGATCGGCAATGTGGTCTCGCGGGCGGCGCACGGGGCCAACGGCTTCGGCATGGTGGTGTGGTCGGCGCTCGTGGTTCCGCTGCCGATCCTCGCGCTGAGTCTGCTGCTCGACGGCCCGGGCGCGGTGGCAGAGGCGTTCTCCTCGATCGGCTGGCCGACGATCGCGAGCCTCGCCTACACCGTGGTGCTCGCCTCGTTGCTCGGCTACTCCATCTGGAACTCGCTGCTCGGGCGCTACCCGGCCGCGCTCGTCGCGCCGTTCGCGCTCCTCGCGCCACCGGTCGGACTTCTGGCCGCGGCGCTCGTGCTCGGAGAGGTCCCCAATCCGCTGGAGCTCGCCGGCGCCGTCGTCCTCGTGGGCGGCGTCGCGATCGGACAGCTGCGGCGGCGGGTGCGGCGGGCTGCCGAGGCATCCGTCCCGGAAGAGCTGAGGCCGGCTCAGTCCCGGGGGTAG
- a CDS encoding YihY/virulence factor BrkB family protein, with amino-acid sequence MGAPKPNTSKPTTPAPDADRTDDAPKARSGGGFVDRMKRAFEWVLSTKPVRAFLLYQERHGAMLADSVTYRTLFSVFAGVFLGFAIAGLWLAGNDEAMDALVDAVDSVIPGLIGEDALIDPDDLIQPLSFGIAGLIALVGLIGTAIGAITSLRAALRQLAGLPDDQTFFLWLILRNLAIAIAFGALLAAAAAVTFFSTSALSVVLDWLGVGSRDPLSAISTRAVSIFITFAIDTIAVAGLIRLLSGLRPSARNLWVGAVLGGIGLTVLQVLSGLFIGGATSNPLLASFGSLVALLIWFNFSAQVILIAGAYVVTGEDEAQDRVAERYGARSMALRRLKRAERRAHDAAAEVQAAKEAVEQTGRR; translated from the coding sequence ATGGGAGCGCCGAAGCCGAACACCTCGAAGCCGACCACGCCCGCACCCGACGCCGACCGCACGGACGACGCTCCGAAGGCGAGGTCCGGCGGCGGGTTCGTCGATCGGATGAAGCGCGCGTTCGAGTGGGTGCTGAGCACGAAGCCCGTGCGCGCGTTCCTCCTCTATCAGGAGCGCCACGGCGCGATGCTCGCAGACAGCGTCACGTACCGCACGCTGTTCTCGGTATTCGCCGGCGTCTTCCTCGGCTTCGCGATCGCCGGCCTCTGGCTCGCCGGGAACGACGAGGCCATGGACGCGCTCGTCGACGCCGTCGACTCCGTCATCCCCGGCCTCATCGGCGAGGACGCGCTGATCGACCCCGACGATCTGATCCAGCCCCTCAGCTTCGGCATCGCGGGGCTCATCGCGCTCGTCGGCCTCATCGGCACGGCGATCGGCGCGATCACGAGCCTCCGCGCGGCGCTGCGCCAGCTCGCGGGCCTGCCCGACGACCAGACCTTCTTCCTCTGGCTGATCCTCCGCAATCTCGCCATCGCCATCGCCTTCGGGGCGCTGCTCGCGGCGGCGGCCGCGGTCACGTTCTTCAGCACCAGCGCGCTGTCCGTCGTGCTCGACTGGCTCGGCGTCGGCAGCCGTGACCCGCTGTCGGCGATCTCGACCCGGGCCGTCTCCATCTTCATCACCTTCGCGATCGACACGATCGCGGTCGCCGGGCTCATCCGCCTGCTGTCGGGGCTCAGGCCGTCGGCCCGGAACCTCTGGGTCGGCGCGGTGCTCGGCGGCATCGGGCTGACCGTGCTCCAGGTGCTGTCGGGCCTGTTCATCGGGGGCGCCACGAGCAACCCGCTGCTCGCCTCGTTCGGGTCGCTCGTCGCGCTGCTCATCTGGTTCAACTTCTCCGCCCAGGTCATTCTGATCGCCGGGGCCTACGTCGTCACCGGCGAGGACGAGGCGCAGGATCGAGTCGCCGAGCGCTACGGCGCCCGGTCGATGGCGCTCCGCCGGCTGAAGCGGGCCGAGCGGCGCGCGCACGACGCGGCGGCAGAGGTGCAGGCCGCGAAGGAGGCGGTGGAGCAGACTGGTCGGCGATGA